In one window of Posidoniimonas corsicana DNA:
- a CDS encoding 3-oxoacyl-ACP synthase III has translation MQYSRVCLEGLGCVLPEERVTTAEIEQRLAPLYERLRLPEGRLELMSGIRERRFFPPGTRPSDISIESANQAIEASGIDRRHFGALVHGSVCRDFLEPATACRVHHELGLPSDCLVYDVSNACLGVLTAAVQVAGMIELGQIRAGVVVGTECGRALVENTIERLNADTSLTRDSVKLSVASLTIGSASAAMVLCDAELSQTENQLTTAVCRSATSGHDLCQSVGLAEVMQTDSETLMRRGVEVGAETFAQLREESGWAVDEIDKTFCHQVGSAHRKMMLDRLGINPAIDFPTFEWLGNTGSAALPAALCLGRQEGWLDPNDRVALLGIGSGINCLMMGVEWRESPVLAGEVGAAVTGA, from the coding sequence ATGCAATATTCGCGTGTCTGCCTCGAAGGGCTCGGCTGCGTCCTGCCGGAAGAACGGGTCACGACGGCCGAGATCGAGCAGCGGCTCGCCCCCCTGTACGAGCGTCTCCGCCTGCCCGAGGGGCGGCTGGAACTGATGTCCGGCATCCGCGAGCGGCGGTTCTTCCCGCCCGGCACACGGCCCAGCGACATCAGCATCGAGTCGGCCAACCAGGCGATCGAGGCGTCCGGCATCGACCGGCGTCACTTCGGCGCGTTGGTGCACGGGTCGGTCTGCCGCGACTTCCTCGAGCCCGCCACCGCCTGCCGCGTGCACCACGAGTTGGGCCTGCCCAGCGACTGCCTGGTGTACGACGTGTCCAACGCATGCCTGGGCGTGCTGACCGCCGCGGTGCAGGTGGCCGGGATGATCGAGCTGGGCCAGATCCGGGCCGGCGTCGTGGTGGGCACCGAGTGCGGCCGCGCGTTGGTGGAGAACACCATCGAGCGGCTCAACGCCGACACGTCGCTCACGCGCGACTCGGTGAAGCTGTCGGTCGCGTCGCTGACGATCGGCTCGGCTTCGGCCGCCATGGTGCTGTGCGACGCCGAGCTGAGCCAGACCGAGAACCAGCTCACCACGGCCGTCTGCCGCAGCGCTACCTCGGGCCACGACCTCTGCCAGAGCGTCGGCCTGGCCGAGGTGATGCAGACCGACAGCGAGACCCTCATGCGGCGCGGCGTCGAGGTCGGCGCCGAGACCTTCGCCCAGCTGCGTGAGGAGAGCGGCTGGGCGGTCGACGAGATCGACAAGACCTTCTGCCATCAGGTCGGCTCGGCGCACCGCAAGATGATGCTGGACCGGCTGGGCATCAACCCGGCGATCGACTTCCCCACGTTCGAGTGGCTCGGCAACACCGGCTCGGCCGCGCTACCCGCGGCGCTCTGCCTGGGCCGCCAGGAGGGCTGGCTCGACCCGAACGACCGGGTCGCGCTGCTGGGCATCGGGTCGGGCATCAACTGCCTGATGATGGGCGTCGAGTGGCGCGAGAGCCCGGTCCTGGCCGGCGAGGTCGGCGCGGCGGTAACCGGCGCGTAG
- a CDS encoding acyl-CoA thioesterase, which translates to MSREYEFDLTVRYYETDGQGVVHHANYFKYFEIGRIEQLKATGYDYAEFERSGLMLVVSKISCKYHRPARFGDTLTISMRTERARGARIDHSYQVKRGGELIAEAQSTIACVDRNGHVQRIPEYLEIDE; encoded by the coding sequence ATGTCCCGCGAATACGAGTTCGACCTCACCGTCCGCTACTACGAGACCGACGGCCAGGGCGTGGTGCACCACGCCAACTACTTCAAGTACTTCGAGATCGGCCGCATCGAACAGCTCAAGGCCACCGGGTACGACTACGCCGAGTTCGAGCGGTCCGGCCTGATGCTGGTGGTCAGCAAGATCTCCTGCAAGTACCACCGCCCGGCCCGCTTCGGCGACACGCTCACCATCTCGATGCGGACCGAGCGGGCCCGCGGCGCCCGGATCGACCACAGCTACCAGGTCAAACGGGGCGGCGAGCTGATCGCCGAGGCCCAGAGCACCATCGCCTGCGTCGACCGCAACGGCCACGTGCAGCGGATCCCCGAGTACCTAGAGATCGACGAGTAG
- a CDS encoding CPBP family intramembrane glutamic endopeptidase → MPSRKSECWLMVFALLLPTVVTLAYFKLAATLPSAAQQAIYGVGKGVQFLLPVVWVLGVLRLRPRWNWGGWANAAIGVAFGLTVLVVTWFGYDLLAGGAVMGPALAPVHEKVASLGIDQPWRFALVGVFYALVHSLLEEYYWRWFVFGRLRTLISVPAAVMASSLGFMLHHVVVLATYFSHSPAATAALSLCVAVGGAFWAWLYLRSGSLVGPWLGHLLVDAAIFAVGYRIVFAG, encoded by the coding sequence GTGCCGTCCCGCAAGTCCGAGTGTTGGCTGATGGTCTTTGCGCTGCTGCTGCCGACGGTGGTGACCCTGGCGTACTTCAAGCTGGCCGCGACCCTGCCCTCAGCGGCGCAGCAGGCGATCTACGGGGTGGGCAAGGGGGTCCAGTTCCTGCTGCCGGTGGTGTGGGTGCTGGGGGTGCTGCGGCTGCGTCCCCGCTGGAACTGGGGCGGCTGGGCCAACGCCGCGATCGGCGTGGCGTTCGGCCTGACGGTGCTGGTGGTCACCTGGTTCGGCTACGACCTGCTGGCGGGCGGCGCCGTCATGGGCCCGGCCCTCGCTCCGGTGCACGAGAAGGTGGCCAGCCTGGGGATCGACCAGCCGTGGCGGTTCGCCCTGGTGGGGGTGTTCTACGCGTTGGTCCACTCGCTGCTGGAGGAGTACTACTGGCGGTGGTTCGTGTTCGGCCGGCTGCGGACGTTGATCTCGGTCCCGGCCGCGGTGATGGCCTCGTCGCTGGGGTTCATGCTGCACCACGTGGTGGTGCTGGCGACCTACTTCTCACACTCGCCGGCCGCCACCGCGGCGCTCAGCCTCTGCGTGGCGGTGGGCGGGGCGTTCTGGGCCTGGCTCTACCTCCGCAGCGGCAGCCTGGTCGGCCCCTGGCTGGGCCATCTGCTGGTGGACGCGGCGATTTTCGCCGTTGGCTACCGGATTGTGTTCGCGGGTTGA
- a CDS encoding acetolactate synthase: protein MSTGEGLGSDFMTARGRDYPTIRQFTVFLENRVGQLMEVVRRFEGSNVRIVALTISDSTECALVRFLLSDPEVGREILERAGLAIVESDLVGVELPDSPQPMLQVCTALLAAEINISQVYPLIVRPTGRPAVALMVDNIEHTLETLESKGFHLIHEDELKDYDKP from the coding sequence ATGAGCACGGGCGAAGGACTCGGCTCCGACTTCATGACCGCCCGGGGGCGGGACTACCCGACCATCCGTCAGTTCACCGTGTTCCTGGAGAACCGGGTCGGCCAGCTGATGGAGGTGGTGCGGCGTTTCGAGGGGAGCAACGTGCGGATTGTCGCGCTGACGATCTCGGACTCGACCGAGTGCGCGTTGGTGCGGTTCCTGCTGAGCGACCCGGAGGTGGGCCGCGAGATCCTGGAGCGGGCCGGCCTGGCGATTGTGGAGTCGGACCTGGTGGGCGTCGAGCTGCCGGACTCGCCCCAGCCAATGCTGCAGGTCTGCACGGCCCTCTTGGCGGCGGAGATCAACATCTCGCAGGTCTACCCGCTGATCGTCCGCCCGACCGGACGCCCGGCCGTGGCGCTGATGGTCGACAACATCGAACACACGCTGGAAACCCTCGAATCCAAGGGGTTCCACCTCATCCACGAGGATGAGCTGAAGGACTATGATAAGCCGTAG
- a CDS encoding gamma-glutamyl-gamma-aminobutyrate hydrolase family protein: protein MSKPVIAINADYRAAAADKPAYSYLASGYYDAILEIGGIPMILPPLADEADVRQVLSQVDGVMLIGGADLDPRRDGWMLHSSVRPMDGRRESFDRMLARLVGEMRIPAFGIGVGMQLLNVSQGGNLFLHIPEDVPGALPHKDPIDPDHRHTLELTPGTLMERVYGDGELRVNSRHHMAIDELAPCFDVSARCPDGVIEAIESNTPDWFVIGTQFHPEADTASALDLRIFEEFLMGAKEGASAMRLVA from the coding sequence ATGTCCAAGCCAGTTATCGCGATCAACGCCGACTACCGCGCCGCCGCCGCCGACAAGCCGGCCTACTCGTACCTCGCCTCGGGGTATTACGACGCCATCCTCGAGATCGGCGGCATCCCAATGATCCTGCCGCCGCTGGCCGACGAGGCTGACGTGCGTCAGGTGCTCAGCCAGGTCGACGGCGTGATGCTGATCGGCGGCGCCGACCTCGACCCGCGTCGCGACGGCTGGATGCTGCACTCGTCGGTCCGCCCGATGGACGGCCGCCGCGAGTCGTTCGACCGGATGCTCGCCCGCTTGGTCGGCGAGATGCGGATCCCGGCCTTCGGCATCGGCGTCGGCATGCAGCTGCTCAACGTGTCGCAGGGCGGCAACCTGTTCCTGCACATCCCGGAGGACGTGCCCGGCGCGCTGCCGCATAAGGACCCCATCGACCCGGACCACCGCCACACGCTGGAGCTGACCCCCGGCACGCTGATGGAACGCGTCTACGGTGACGGCGAGCTGCGGGTGAACAGCCGCCACCACATGGCGATCGACGAGCTGGCGCCCTGCTTCGACGTCAGCGCCCGCTGCCCGGACGGCGTCATCGAGGCGATCGAGTCGAACACGCCGGACTGGTTTGTCATTGGCACGCAGTTCCACCCCGAGGCCGACACCGCGTCGGCGCTCGACCTGCGGATCTTCGAAGAGTTTCTGATGGGCGCTAAGGAAGGCGCCTCGGCCATGCGGTTGGTTGCTTAG
- a CDS encoding DJ-1/PfpI family protein produces MMPKKILILAGDFVEDYEVMVPFQMLLMLGYEVHAVCPDKAAGDVVPTAIHDFEGDQTYTEKRGHNFALNRDFASAQAADYDALVLPGGRSPEYLRLNPAVIQLVQDFNAAGKPIAATCHAAQLLAAADVVRGKKCQAYPACKPDVLLAGGEWDEPSAGLDSACVDQNLVTAPAWPANPAWIRALAGQLGASISID; encoded by the coding sequence ATGATGCCGAAGAAAATCCTCATCCTCGCCGGCGACTTCGTGGAAGACTACGAGGTCATGGTCCCGTTCCAGATGCTCCTGATGCTGGGCTACGAGGTCCACGCGGTCTGCCCCGACAAGGCGGCGGGGGATGTCGTGCCGACGGCCATCCACGACTTCGAGGGCGACCAGACCTACACCGAGAAGCGGGGTCACAACTTCGCCCTCAACCGCGACTTCGCTTCCGCCCAGGCCGCCGACTACGACGCGCTCGTGCTGCCGGGCGGCCGCTCGCCGGAGTACCTGCGGCTCAACCCGGCGGTGATCCAGCTGGTGCAAGACTTCAACGCCGCCGGCAAGCCGATCGCCGCCACGTGCCACGCCGCCCAGCTGCTGGCGGCCGCCGACGTGGTCCGCGGCAAGAAGTGCCAGGCCTACCCCGCCTGCAAGCCGGACGTGCTGCTGGCCGGCGGCGAGTGGGACGAGCCCTCGGCCGGATTGGACAGCGCGTGTGTCGACCAGAACCTGGTGACCGCCCCCGCCTGGCCCGCCAACCCGGCCTGGATCAGGGCGCTGGCCGGCCAGCTGGGCGCGTCGATCTCGATCGACTGA
- a CDS encoding class I adenylate-forming enzyme family protein: MPSPAPPSTPTDLIGGWLTVGLAKDPDALALASATKNLSWRELQQQSSRLASGYLSLGLSPGDRVASLMPNHPELIVHYLACLKAGLVATPLNYRYTAAEIDHALAVSGAAMLLHHAEREPDIAATQQSGRLRCGLVRCGAPDARGPQLEELLDRPADQRDLSPPPPDSPAFIYFTSGSTGKPKGVTHTQQTFAWMTLLTIRGLELTADDAFLSAASLSHIGGSLFGLATLARGARLVIARRGEGPEVLPLLRNHRPTVLWMLPAALIALVRDHDAGRADFSSVRCCFSGGDKVSAELEREFTSLAGFPVDESYGMTECGLTTINPPAGENRIGSVGQPISGYEVSLRDDSGGEVPTDEPGRLWLRSAANTPGYWDNPRATREAIVDGWLDTGDVMRADPEGYLWFCGRKKQIIIHDGSNICPQEVEEAVAGHAAIASAGVIGVHDAVHGENVRAYVTLREGAPRPTTAEVIAFARQQVGYKAPDEVVVLDRMPLNATGKVDRVALKQMAMERLATG; encoded by the coding sequence ATGCCCTCGCCCGCTCCTCCATCGACGCCCACCGACCTCATCGGCGGCTGGCTGACCGTTGGGCTAGCCAAGGACCCCGATGCGCTGGCCCTGGCGTCGGCCACAAAGAACCTGAGCTGGCGCGAGCTCCAGCAGCAGAGCTCGCGTCTGGCGAGCGGCTACCTGTCGCTCGGGCTTTCGCCGGGCGACCGCGTGGCGTCGCTGATGCCCAACCACCCCGAGCTCATCGTCCACTACCTGGCCTGCCTCAAGGCCGGTTTGGTGGCGACGCCGCTCAACTACCGCTACACGGCGGCGGAGATCGACCACGCGTTGGCGGTAAGCGGCGCGGCGATGCTGCTGCACCACGCCGAGCGTGAACCCGACATCGCGGCGACACAGCAGAGCGGGCGCCTGCGGTGCGGCCTGGTCCGCTGCGGGGCGCCCGATGCGCGGGGTCCCCAGCTGGAAGAGCTGCTCGACCGCCCCGCCGACCAGCGCGACCTCTCCCCTCCCCCGCCTGACTCGCCGGCGTTCATCTACTTCACGTCCGGCAGCACCGGCAAGCCGAAGGGGGTGACCCACACGCAGCAGACGTTCGCCTGGATGACGCTGCTCACCATCCGGGGGCTGGAGCTAACAGCCGACGACGCGTTCCTGTCGGCGGCTTCGCTGTCGCACATCGGCGGCTCGCTGTTCGGGCTCGCCACGCTCGCCCGCGGCGCGCGGCTGGTTATCGCCCGCCGCGGCGAAGGGCCGGAGGTGCTGCCGCTGCTCCGCAACCACCGCCCCACTGTGCTGTGGATGCTGCCAGCGGCGCTGATCGCGCTCGTCCGCGACCACGACGCCGGCCGCGCCGACTTTTCCTCCGTCCGCTGCTGCTTCTCGGGGGGCGACAAGGTGTCCGCCGAGCTGGAACGCGAGTTCACCAGCCTGGCCGGGTTCCCCGTCGACGAGAGCTACGGCATGACCGAGTGCGGCCTGACCACCATCAACCCGCCGGCGGGAGAGAACCGGATCGGCTCGGTCGGCCAACCGATCAGCGGGTATGAGGTCTCGCTGCGCGACGACTCCGGCGGCGAGGTCCCTACCGACGAGCCGGGCCGGCTGTGGCTCCGCTCGGCGGCCAACACGCCCGGCTACTGGGACAACCCGCGGGCGACCCGCGAGGCGATCGTCGACGGCTGGCTCGACACGGGCGACGTGATGCGGGCCGACCCGGAGGGCTACCTGTGGTTCTGCGGCCGCAAGAAGCAGATCATCATTCACGACGGGTCCAACATCTGCCCGCAGGAGGTGGAGGAGGCGGTTGCCGGGCACGCGGCGATCGCGTCGGCCGGCGTCATCGGCGTGCACGACGCCGTCCACGGCGAGAACGTGCGGGCGTACGTCACCCTCCGCGAAGGCGCGCCACGGCCGACAACCGCCGAGGTGATCGCCTTCGCCCGCCAGCAGGTCGGCTACAAGGCGCCCGACGAGGTCGTGGTGCTGGACCGGATGCCGCTCAACGCCACCGGCAAGGTTGACCGGGTGGCGTTAAAGCAGATGGCAATGGAGCGACTGGCGACGGGATGA